The following proteins come from a genomic window of Nothobranchius furzeri strain GRZ-AD chromosome 1, NfurGRZ-RIMD1, whole genome shotgun sequence:
- the LOC107378992 gene encoding sperm-associated antigen 1 isoform X2 produces MEEMFLLNYPGVKKKILAGGTGPLPHFPPGTKLVFHFQTLLDSFERTVIDDSRLAGRPAEIFVGKMFKMEVWEPMLMSMRVGEVAEFWCDATHTGLYPIVSKGMRLIAQGKDPLEGQRHMCGMGNLFHYHSTGFPELDELMRNPQPLIFIMELLQVGDPLSYHRESWMMDKDEKLQTVPTLHMQGNALVKQKRFREAASKYKEAVLLLKTVQSREMPGDVDYINLGRMIVPLELNYCQCMLELEEYYHVIEHTTELLEKHKDCLKGYYKRAKAHAAVWNEKEARRDFNMVAQLDISLSSLVRRELKDLSERMKEKYWEEKEQYWNKLETVESKSTEEEEKDFGEEEEKGGDEKGKREDLEAAIQVAEESSPLKSSAAGEEENEAAPSEGEEEEASCSAIEPGASDKTDEKDWQQMLRLVMLQQNEGNFLIKEKDFQEASAKFKEAIEYVDILQSKVDQKGEDWESLEKVRLPLTLNLSQCMLELQQYQQVVELNSRLLKTHRGNFKAVYQRARAHAALCNEDEARRDFGLLEKLDPKFKPFVVQELKKLGQNMRTMHARQNKTYWDTSREKWGSGGSKTKSAAGQKNIRFAPKENTDVDEKTASSKAEEKESPDEHCPVQTEAVDAKSPNSKAEQSNKEPERATVREDDENTERVVTPAAEPGVPDNHKAHKDSESAATGSDNVVRKRSAQDKGKKKVKSQTSGAPHPSRAKSGIKGGRSKKGKGGSVKHDRCVDATPSQKSEM; encoded by the exons ATGGAGGAGATGTTCCTTCTCAACTATCCTGGAGTCAAGAAGAAAATCCTGGCTGGAGGCACAGGACCActgcctcattttccacctgggaCTAAG CTggttttccatttccaaacactcCTGGACAGCTTTGAGAGGACGGTAATCGATGACAGTCGACTGGCCGGCAGACCAGCTGAGATTTTTGTCGGAAAGATGTTCAAGATGGAAGTGTGGGAGCCAATGCTGATGTCCATGAGGGTTGGAGAAGTGGCTGAATTTTGGTGCGATGCCACT CACACAGGCCTGTATCCCATCGTGTCAAAGGGAATGAGACTGATCGCTCAGGGAAAAGACCCCCTGGAGGGTCAGAGACACATGTGTGGCATGGGAAACCTGTTCCACTATCACTCCACTGGTTTCCCTGAGCTGGACGAGCTCATGAGAAATCCTCAGCCTCTAATATTCATCATGGAGCTGTTGCAG GTAGGAGACCCCTTGTCCTACCACAGAGAGTCGTGGATGATGGACAAAGATGAGAAGCTGCAGACGGTGCCGACCCTCCACATGCAGGGCAACGCTCTGGTCAAGCAGAAACGATTCCGCGAAGCCGCCAGCAAATACAAAGAAGCAGTCCTGCTGCTGAAAACCGTCCAGTCCAGA GAGATGCCAGGTGATGTAGACTACATTAACTTGGGTCGGATGATTGTTCCCCTGGAGCTGAACTACTGCCAGTGCATGTTAGAGTTGGAGGAGTACTATCACGTTATAGAGCACACCACTGAGCTGCTGGAGAAACACAAAG actgTTTGAAGGGCTACTACAAGAGGGCCAAGGCTCACGCTGCTGTATGGAATGAAAAAGAGGCTCGGAGAGACTTCAACATGGTGGCCCAGCTGGACATCTCCCTGTCCTCACTGGTTCGCCGAGAGCTGAAGGACCTGTCGGAGCGCATGAAAGAGAAATACTGGGAGGAGAAGGAGCAGTACTGGAACAAGCTGGAGACAGTGGAGAGTAAGAGCACAGAAGAGGAGGAAAAGGACTTCGGTGAGGAAGAGGAGAAAGGAGGAGACGAGAAAGGCAAGCGAGAAGACCTTGAAGCTGCGATTCAAGTGGCAGAAGAGTCAAGTCCTCTGAAAAGTTCTGCAGCTGGTGAGGAAGAGAATGAGGCAGCACCAtctgagggagaggaggaggaagcaAGCTGCTCCGCCATCGAACCAGGTGCTAGTGACAAAACCGACGAGAAGGACTGGCAGCAGATGTTACGGCTGGTCATGCTGCAGCAGAATGAAGGGAACTTTCTCATTAAAGAGAAAGACTTCCAAGAAGCTTCTGCAAAGTTCAAGGAGGCTATAGAATATGTGGACATACTACAGAGTAAG GTGGACCAAAAGGGTGAGGACTGGGAGTCTCTGGAGAAAGTGCGTCTTCCCCTTACTCTCAACCTCAGCCAGTGCATGCTGGAGCTGCAACAATACCAGCAAGTGGTGGAGCTAAACAGCAGGCTGCTGAAGACGCACAGAG GTAACTTTAAGGCTGTGTACCAGAGGGCGCGCGCACACGCCGCGCTGTGCAACGAGGATGAAGCTCGGAGAGATTTTGGGCTGCTGGAGAAATTGGACCCAAAGTTCAAGCCCTTTGTTGTCCAGGAGCTGAAAAAGCTGGGTCAAAACATGCGCACCATGCATGCCCGCCAGAACAAGACTTACTGGGACACATCGAGGGAGAAGTGGGGGTCCGGTGGAAGCAAGACCAAGAGTGCAGCAGGACAGAAGAATATTAGATTTGCCCCAAAAGAAAACACAGATGTGGATGAAAAGACTGCCAGCAGTAAAGCTGAAGAGAAGGAAAGCCCAGACGAACACTGCCCTGTTCAGACAGAAGCAGTAGATGCAAAAAGTCCAAATTCAAAAGCAGAGCAGAGCAATAAAGAGCCAGAGCGTGCGACGGTGAGGGAAGATGATGAAAACACAGAACGGGTCGTGACTCCTGCAGCTGAGCCAGGTGTACCTGATAACCACAAAGCACATAAAGATAGTGAATCTGCAGCCACCGGCTCTGATAATGTAGTGAGAAAGAGATCAGCACAAGATAAGGGCAAGAAGAAGGTCAAGAGCCAAACAAGTGGTGCTCCACATCCAAGCAGAGCAAAATCTGGGATCAAAGGCGGAAGATCTAAGAAAGGAAAAGGAGGCTCCGTCAAACACGACCGGTGTGTTGACGCGACGCCGAGTCAAAAGTCAGAAATGTAG
- the taf7 gene encoding transcription initiation factor TFIID subunit 7 isoform X2, with translation MTSKIKVGKVGSKSKEDAPYELESQFVLRLPSEYASTVRRIAQSGSMNIKDRLTIELHPDGRHGIVRVDRVPLACKLVDLPCMIESLKTVDKKTFYKTADVCQMLVCTLDGDLFPPLEEPTGTDPKSKKKDKDKDKKFIWNHGITCPLKNTRKRRFRKTAKKKYIESPDVEKEVKRLLSTDADAVSVRWEIIAEDESKEADQHGSLANLDSSPGTSGHKGHGSSVPRDELREIFNDISSSSEEEEDEGDRHEDEDLNIMDTEDDLVRQLQEKLNESDSAQHESDRNNQIVMEYQVQINNIKAKLQETLARKKQQEELIMKVENQALKEKL, from the exons TGGGAAAGGTTGGCTCAAAGAGCAAAGAAGATGCTCCCTATGAGCTGGAAAGCCAGTTTGTCCTGAGACTTCCTTCG GAGTATGCTTCAACAGTAAGAAGAATTGCACAATCTGGGAGTATGAACATAAAAGACAGACTTACCATCGAGTTGCACC CTGATGGTCGCCACGGAATAGTGAGAGTGGACCGTGTTCCTTTGGCCTGCAAACTGGTGGACTTACCTTGTATGATTGAGTCTCTGAAAACTGTAGATAAGAAAACGTTTTACAAGACTGCTGATGTCTGCCAG atgCTGGTGTGTACACTAGATGGAGACCTTTTTCCTCCGCTGGAGGAGCCAACTGGCACCGACCCCAAgagcaaaaagaaagataaagaCAAGGACAAGAAATTCATTTGGAATCATGGCA TAACCTGCCCACTGAAGAACACGCGCAAGCGACGATTTCGGAAAACAGCCAAAAAGAAG TACATTGAATCTCCTGATGTGGAAAAGGAAGTGAAGAGATTACTGAGTACAGATGCTGATGCTGTCAGCGTTC GATGGGAAATTATAGCAGAGGATGAGTCCAAAGAAGCAGACCAGCATGGGTCTCTGGCTAATCTGGACTCTTCACCTGGTACTTCAGGACATAAGGGTCACGGGTCCTCAG TCCCGCGCGACGAGCTGAGGGAGATCTTCAACGACATCAGCAGCTcaagtgaggaagaggaggacgaaGGGGACCGGCATGAAGACGAGGACCTGAATATCATGGACACAGAGGATGATCTAGTGCGACAGCTCCAGGAAAAGCTCAACGAGTCGGATTCTGCTCAGCATGAAAGCGACAGAAACAACCAGATAG ttaTGGAGTACCAGGTGCAGATTAACAACATAAAGGCCAAGCTTCAGGAAACTCTTGCCCGCAAGAAACAACAGGAAGAGCTCATCATGAAGGTGGAAAACCAGGCCCTGAAA GAAAAACTCTGA
- the taf7 gene encoding transcription initiation factor TFIID subunit 7 isoform X1, with translation MTSKIKVGKVGSKSKEDAPYELESQFVLRLPSEYASTVRRIAQSGSMNIKDRLTIELHPDGRHGIVRVDRVPLACKLVDLPCMIESLKTVDKKTFYKTADVCQMLVCTLDGDLFPPLEEPTGTDPKSKKKDKDKDKKFIWNHGITCPLKNTRKRRFRKTAKKKYIESPDVEKEVKRLLSTDADAVSVRWEIIAEDESKEADQHGSLANLDSSPGTSGHKGHGSSVPRDELREIFNDISSSSEEEEDEGDRHEDEDLNIMDTEDDLVRQLQEKLNESDSAQHESDRNNQIVMEYQVQINNIKAKLQETLARKKQQEELIMKVENQALKNRFQALLDEIIQQEEREMEQLASLQEQLDSLIEK, from the exons TGGGAAAGGTTGGCTCAAAGAGCAAAGAAGATGCTCCCTATGAGCTGGAAAGCCAGTTTGTCCTGAGACTTCCTTCG GAGTATGCTTCAACAGTAAGAAGAATTGCACAATCTGGGAGTATGAACATAAAAGACAGACTTACCATCGAGTTGCACC CTGATGGTCGCCACGGAATAGTGAGAGTGGACCGTGTTCCTTTGGCCTGCAAACTGGTGGACTTACCTTGTATGATTGAGTCTCTGAAAACTGTAGATAAGAAAACGTTTTACAAGACTGCTGATGTCTGCCAG atgCTGGTGTGTACACTAGATGGAGACCTTTTTCCTCCGCTGGAGGAGCCAACTGGCACCGACCCCAAgagcaaaaagaaagataaagaCAAGGACAAGAAATTCATTTGGAATCATGGCA TAACCTGCCCACTGAAGAACACGCGCAAGCGACGATTTCGGAAAACAGCCAAAAAGAAG TACATTGAATCTCCTGATGTGGAAAAGGAAGTGAAGAGATTACTGAGTACAGATGCTGATGCTGTCAGCGTTC GATGGGAAATTATAGCAGAGGATGAGTCCAAAGAAGCAGACCAGCATGGGTCTCTGGCTAATCTGGACTCTTCACCTGGTACTTCAGGACATAAGGGTCACGGGTCCTCAG TCCCGCGCGACGAGCTGAGGGAGATCTTCAACGACATCAGCAGCTcaagtgaggaagaggaggacgaaGGGGACCGGCATGAAGACGAGGACCTGAATATCATGGACACAGAGGATGATCTAGTGCGACAGCTCCAGGAAAAGCTCAACGAGTCGGATTCTGCTCAGCATGAAAGCGACAGAAACAACCAGATAG ttaTGGAGTACCAGGTGCAGATTAACAACATAAAGGCCAAGCTTCAGGAAACTCTTGCCCGCAAGAAACAACAGGAAGAGCTCATCATGAAGGTGGAAAACCAGGCCCTGAAA AACCGTTTCCAGGCCTTGCTGGATGAGATTATTCAGCAGGAGGAGCGGGAGATGGAGCAG CTGGCTTCCCTGCAGGAGCAGCTGGACTCGCTGATTGAGAAgtga
- the LOC107378992 gene encoding sperm-associated antigen 1 isoform X1: MEEMFLLNYPGVKKKILAGGTGPLPHFPPGTKLVFHFQTLLDSFERTVIDDSRLAGRPAEIFVGKMFKMEVWEPMLMSMRVGEVAEFWCDATHTGLYPIVSKGMRLIAQGKDPLEGQRHMCGMGNLFHYHSTGFPELDELMRNPQPLIFIMELLQVGDPLSYHRESWMMDKDEKLQTVPTLHMQGNALVKQKRFREAASKYKEAVLLLKTVQSREMPGDVDYINLGRMIVPLELNYCQCMLELEEYYHVIEHTTELLEKHKDCLKGYYKRAKAHAAVWNEKEARRDFNMVAQLDISLSSLVRRELKDLSERMKEKYWEEKEQYWNKLETVESKSTEEEEKDFGEEEEKGGDEKGKREDLEAAIQVAEESSPLKSSAAGEEENEAAPSEGEEEEASCSAIEPGASDKTDEKDWQQMLRLVMLQQNEGNFLIKEKDFQEASAKFKEAIEYVDILQSKQVDQKGEDWESLEKVRLPLTLNLSQCMLELQQYQQVVELNSRLLKTHRGNFKAVYQRARAHAALCNEDEARRDFGLLEKLDPKFKPFVVQELKKLGQNMRTMHARQNKTYWDTSREKWGSGGSKTKSAAGQKNIRFAPKENTDVDEKTASSKAEEKESPDEHCPVQTEAVDAKSPNSKAEQSNKEPERATVREDDENTERVVTPAAEPGVPDNHKAHKDSESAATGSDNVVRKRSAQDKGKKKVKSQTSGAPHPSRAKSGIKGGRSKKGKGGSVKHDRCVDATPSQKSEM, from the exons ATGGAGGAGATGTTCCTTCTCAACTATCCTGGAGTCAAGAAGAAAATCCTGGCTGGAGGCACAGGACCActgcctcattttccacctgggaCTAAG CTggttttccatttccaaacactcCTGGACAGCTTTGAGAGGACGGTAATCGATGACAGTCGACTGGCCGGCAGACCAGCTGAGATTTTTGTCGGAAAGATGTTCAAGATGGAAGTGTGGGAGCCAATGCTGATGTCCATGAGGGTTGGAGAAGTGGCTGAATTTTGGTGCGATGCCACT CACACAGGCCTGTATCCCATCGTGTCAAAGGGAATGAGACTGATCGCTCAGGGAAAAGACCCCCTGGAGGGTCAGAGACACATGTGTGGCATGGGAAACCTGTTCCACTATCACTCCACTGGTTTCCCTGAGCTGGACGAGCTCATGAGAAATCCTCAGCCTCTAATATTCATCATGGAGCTGTTGCAG GTAGGAGACCCCTTGTCCTACCACAGAGAGTCGTGGATGATGGACAAAGATGAGAAGCTGCAGACGGTGCCGACCCTCCACATGCAGGGCAACGCTCTGGTCAAGCAGAAACGATTCCGCGAAGCCGCCAGCAAATACAAAGAAGCAGTCCTGCTGCTGAAAACCGTCCAGTCCAGA GAGATGCCAGGTGATGTAGACTACATTAACTTGGGTCGGATGATTGTTCCCCTGGAGCTGAACTACTGCCAGTGCATGTTAGAGTTGGAGGAGTACTATCACGTTATAGAGCACACCACTGAGCTGCTGGAGAAACACAAAG actgTTTGAAGGGCTACTACAAGAGGGCCAAGGCTCACGCTGCTGTATGGAATGAAAAAGAGGCTCGGAGAGACTTCAACATGGTGGCCCAGCTGGACATCTCCCTGTCCTCACTGGTTCGCCGAGAGCTGAAGGACCTGTCGGAGCGCATGAAAGAGAAATACTGGGAGGAGAAGGAGCAGTACTGGAACAAGCTGGAGACAGTGGAGAGTAAGAGCACAGAAGAGGAGGAAAAGGACTTCGGTGAGGAAGAGGAGAAAGGAGGAGACGAGAAAGGCAAGCGAGAAGACCTTGAAGCTGCGATTCAAGTGGCAGAAGAGTCAAGTCCTCTGAAAAGTTCTGCAGCTGGTGAGGAAGAGAATGAGGCAGCACCAtctgagggagaggaggaggaagcaAGCTGCTCCGCCATCGAACCAGGTGCTAGTGACAAAACCGACGAGAAGGACTGGCAGCAGATGTTACGGCTGGTCATGCTGCAGCAGAATGAAGGGAACTTTCTCATTAAAGAGAAAGACTTCCAAGAAGCTTCTGCAAAGTTCAAGGAGGCTATAGAATATGTGGACATACTACAGAGTAAG CAGGTGGACCAAAAGGGTGAGGACTGGGAGTCTCTGGAGAAAGTGCGTCTTCCCCTTACTCTCAACCTCAGCCAGTGCATGCTGGAGCTGCAACAATACCAGCAAGTGGTGGAGCTAAACAGCAGGCTGCTGAAGACGCACAGAG GTAACTTTAAGGCTGTGTACCAGAGGGCGCGCGCACACGCCGCGCTGTGCAACGAGGATGAAGCTCGGAGAGATTTTGGGCTGCTGGAGAAATTGGACCCAAAGTTCAAGCCCTTTGTTGTCCAGGAGCTGAAAAAGCTGGGTCAAAACATGCGCACCATGCATGCCCGCCAGAACAAGACTTACTGGGACACATCGAGGGAGAAGTGGGGGTCCGGTGGAAGCAAGACCAAGAGTGCAGCAGGACAGAAGAATATTAGATTTGCCCCAAAAGAAAACACAGATGTGGATGAAAAGACTGCCAGCAGTAAAGCTGAAGAGAAGGAAAGCCCAGACGAACACTGCCCTGTTCAGACAGAAGCAGTAGATGCAAAAAGTCCAAATTCAAAAGCAGAGCAGAGCAATAAAGAGCCAGAGCGTGCGACGGTGAGGGAAGATGATGAAAACACAGAACGGGTCGTGACTCCTGCAGCTGAGCCAGGTGTACCTGATAACCACAAAGCACATAAAGATAGTGAATCTGCAGCCACCGGCTCTGATAATGTAGTGAGAAAGAGATCAGCACAAGATAAGGGCAAGAAGAAGGTCAAGAGCCAAACAAGTGGTGCTCCACATCCAAGCAGAGCAAAATCTGGGATCAAAGGCGGAAGATCTAAGAAAGGAAAAGGAGGCTCCGTCAAACACGACCGGTGTGTTGACGCGACGCCGAGTCAAAAGTCAGAAATGTAG